From Aquabacter sp. L1I39, the proteins below share one genomic window:
- a CDS encoding glycosyltransferase family 2 protein, which produces MTTEIEPRRVAAIMMIRDEGDIIEANIRHHARLGVDHFVILDHGSADATADILRALTAEGLPLTVLTYARDAAIELSQWYAALFARVRELGAEIVVQIDGDEFWHLTTGSFAKLDWSEPVITAPRFNMFAPRAAVGSPDGAPTTHIYRNRRPFHPEDYRSKVTRGDRDITFDYPVHMVKIGPKVVFLLKEMGEIMMAGHGIISHAGERLQPRPNGSAMIFHYPLRSFDQFAKKVAAFGAVFERNPDLNRGISWQTRYLWELDEPGALERAFLRCFPDEAELRHWLDTGVLVRDTRMVRALADGPCTFDAELDHLAMTADRVILDLIEDLSAEQRATADRAP; this is translated from the coding sequence ATGACGACAGAAATCGAACCGCGGCGGGTCGCGGCAATTATGATGATCCGCGACGAAGGCGATATCATCGAGGCGAATATCAGGCATCATGCACGCCTGGGCGTCGATCATTTCGTGATTTTGGATCATGGTTCGGCTGATGCGACGGCAGACATCCTGCGTGCCCTGACCGCTGAGGGTTTGCCACTAACGGTTCTCACCTATGCGCGCGACGCGGCAATCGAATTGTCGCAGTGGTATGCGGCCCTGTTTGCGCGGGTACGCGAACTGGGCGCCGAAATCGTCGTGCAAATCGATGGCGACGAGTTTTGGCATCTGACGACCGGTAGCTTCGCCAAGCTCGATTGGAGTGAGCCGGTTATCACCGCTCCGCGCTTCAACATGTTCGCGCCGCGCGCGGCGGTCGGCTCACCCGACGGCGCGCCCACGACCCATATCTATCGTAACCGTCGCCCCTTTCACCCCGAAGACTACCGCAGCAAGGTGACCCGAGGGGATCGCGATATCACGTTCGATTATCCCGTTCATATGGTCAAAATTGGGCCCAAAGTCGTCTTCCTTCTCAAGGAGATGGGGGAGATCATGATGGCGGGGCACGGAATTATCTCGCACGCTGGGGAAAGACTACAGCCGAGGCCGAATGGGTCGGCGATGATCTTCCATTATCCATTGCGCAGCTTTGATCAGTTTGCCAAAAAGGTTGCCGCATTCGGTGCTGTTTTTGAACGGAATCCCGATCTGAATCGCGGAATTTCCTGGCAAACGCGCTATCTCTGGGAGCTCGATGAACCCGGCGCACTTGAACGCGCGTTTCTGCGCTGCTTTCCGGATGAGGCGGAATTGCGCCACTGGCTCGACACGGGCGTCCTCGTCCGCGATACTCGAATGGTGCGCGCCCTCGCGGATGGGCCTTGCACGTTTGATGCCGAGCTTGATCACCTTGCGATGACGGCTGATCGGGTGATCTTGGATCTCATCGAAGATCTGTCCGCCGAACAACGGGCGACCGCTGATCGTGCCCCGTGA